A single region of the Plantactinospora soyae genome encodes:
- a CDS encoding phytanoyl-CoA dioxygenase family protein, whose product MPTSQLAAPSTRSVVLHDTVSEALIEQVREDGYGVLRNALSAAEVAEINAEAVRLCRGELGEIGQGPQTSVDESDADVLRRYLCIHHPHKLSDVVVRSLSSPRIVDALTSVIGPNVKSMQSMLFIKAEGRPGQPWHQDEYFIPTRDRSLTAVWIALDDATVENGCLWVLPGSHRRGVLYPDREQDDPRFDCSIEAYDFPYTDADAVPVEIPAGAAVIFSGYLLHRSLPNSGRHGYRRALAHHYMSAESPLGWKVPPDTSPAHWDFRDVVLVAGEDPYAYKGITDVTRAYVRPDKEGGCDR is encoded by the coding sequence ATGCCCACCAGCCAGTTGGCCGCGCCCTCGACGCGGTCGGTCGTCCTACACGACACCGTTTCCGAGGCGCTGATTGAACAGGTTCGCGAGGACGGCTACGGCGTCCTGCGCAACGCGCTGTCGGCGGCCGAGGTGGCCGAGATCAACGCGGAGGCCGTCCGGCTCTGCCGCGGCGAGCTGGGCGAGATCGGCCAGGGGCCGCAGACCTCGGTCGACGAGTCCGACGCCGACGTACTGCGCCGCTACCTTTGCATCCACCACCCGCACAAGCTGTCGGACGTCGTCGTCCGGTCGCTGTCGTCCCCGCGGATTGTCGACGCGCTGACCAGCGTGATCGGACCGAACGTCAAGTCCATGCAGTCGATGCTGTTCATCAAGGCCGAAGGCCGGCCCGGCCAGCCCTGGCACCAGGACGAGTACTTCATTCCGACCCGGGACCGATCGCTGACCGCAGTCTGGATCGCCCTGGACGACGCGACGGTGGAGAACGGCTGCCTCTGGGTGCTGCCCGGCTCGCACCGCCGGGGTGTGCTCTATCCGGACCGGGAGCAGGACGACCCGCGCTTCGACTGCTCGATCGAGGCGTACGACTTCCCGTACACCGACGCCGACGCGGTACCGGTCGAGATCCCCGCAGGCGCCGCTGTGATCTTCAGTGGTTACCTGCTGCACCGGTCGCTGCCGAACTCGGGCCGGCACGGCTACCGCCGGGCGCTGGCCCACCACTACATGAGCGCGGAGTCGCCACTGGGCTGGAAGGTGCCCCCGGACACCTCTCCGGCGCACTGGGACTTCCGCGACGTCGTGCTGGTGGCGGGCGAGGATCCGTACGCGTACAAGGGCATCACCGACGTCACCCGGGCCTACGTGCGGCCCGACAAGGAGGGCGGCTGCGACCGCTGA